Proteins encoded by one window of Kribbella italica:
- a CDS encoding sensor histidine kinase — protein sequence MTGWPQGRWAWVAGAGTAALLVLTAMDLGQHYQLPLGAALALGAARALTLGLAWVRPKLSLPGSLATAVLTAAVCVPVSADEPWPWPVTSVFGHSIVLAVIAARASRRRAPGGPAGDHVQRGPLAGWWVATQLTGVGAMLLAPERGSWVGLLTMAVFSLVAVVIGDLQRSRAEARQQLVEQEELTEAERAERALWQERARIARELHDVVAHHLSVVVVRADSAPHRLQTLPEEVRTEFAGIAEEARSSLTEMRRVLRLLRSEPGELEPQPGLEDLAGLVERARQAGASIELDATTEEVDPAVAHTAYRVVQESISNAVRHAPGAAITVVVRQVQNELRVTVANSTGGSGTKNTTGHGLLGMRERVSLVDGTVRAESTPDGGFVVEAVMPAQAR from the coding sequence ATGACGGGATGGCCGCAGGGTAGATGGGCGTGGGTCGCGGGCGCCGGTACGGCGGCGCTGTTGGTGCTCACGGCGATGGACCTCGGCCAGCACTACCAGCTCCCACTGGGTGCCGCGCTGGCACTGGGCGCGGCCCGGGCTCTGACGCTCGGACTGGCGTGGGTCCGGCCGAAGCTCAGCCTGCCCGGGTCGCTCGCCACAGCCGTCCTGACTGCCGCAGTGTGCGTGCCGGTGAGTGCGGACGAGCCCTGGCCGTGGCCGGTGACGAGTGTGTTCGGGCACTCGATCGTGCTGGCCGTCATCGCCGCGCGTGCATCGCGACGACGCGCACCGGGCGGACCTGCCGGTGATCACGTCCAACGCGGCCCTCTGGCCGGCTGGTGGGTGGCCACCCAGCTGACAGGTGTCGGAGCGATGCTGCTGGCGCCCGAGCGCGGGTCGTGGGTCGGGCTGCTCACCATGGCGGTGTTCTCCCTGGTTGCTGTGGTCATCGGCGACCTCCAGAGATCGCGTGCCGAGGCGCGGCAGCAGCTGGTGGAGCAGGAGGAGTTGACGGAGGCGGAGCGGGCCGAGCGGGCCCTGTGGCAGGAGCGGGCGCGGATCGCTCGGGAGCTGCACGACGTGGTGGCGCATCACCTGTCAGTGGTCGTCGTACGGGCGGACAGTGCGCCGCACCGACTGCAGACGCTGCCAGAGGAGGTCCGGACCGAGTTCGCAGGGATCGCTGAGGAGGCGCGGTCGTCGCTGACCGAGATGCGGCGCGTACTGCGGCTGCTGCGGTCCGAGCCGGGGGAACTGGAGCCGCAGCCGGGGCTGGAGGATCTGGCGGGGCTGGTCGAGCGGGCTCGGCAGGCGGGGGCGTCGATTGAGCTGGACGCGACGACAGAGGAGGTGGACCCTGCTGTGGCCCACACGGCGTACAGAGTGGTGCAGGAGAGCATCAGCAACGCAGTACGGCATGCACCGGGTGCCGCGATCACAGTGGTGGTGCGACAGGTTCAGAACGAGCTCAGGGTCACGGTGGCCAACAGCACGGGCGGTAGCGGCACCAAGAACACAACAGGGCATGGGCTGTTGGGCATGCGGGAGCGGGTGAGCCTGGTGGATGGGACCGTGAGAGCCGAGAGCACGCCGGACGGCGGGTTCGTGGTGGAGGCGGTCATGCCGGCGCAGGCCCGATGA
- a CDS encoding YceI family protein gives MSTTDYATLTGDYTIDTAHSRTGFVARHAMVTKVRGSFNEWEGSAHLDGENPANSSVKVTIQAKSIDTRNSQRDDHLRSNDFFEMDEHPEITFVSTSVAAKGDDVFAVTGDLTIKSITKPVTIDFEYTGTATDPFGNTRVGFDGAVTINRKDWNVTWNAALEGGGVLVSEKVTLEIEVSAIKNA, from the coding sequence ATGAGCACGACCGACTACGCCACGCTCACCGGCGACTACACGATCGACACCGCGCACAGCCGGACCGGCTTCGTCGCCCGGCACGCGATGGTGACCAAGGTCCGCGGGTCGTTCAACGAGTGGGAGGGCTCGGCCCACCTCGACGGCGAGAACCCGGCGAACTCCTCGGTCAAGGTGACGATCCAGGCCAAGAGCATCGACACCCGCAACAGCCAGCGCGACGACCACCTGCGCAGCAACGACTTCTTCGAGATGGACGAGCACCCGGAGATCACCTTCGTCTCGACCTCGGTCGCGGCCAAGGGCGACGACGTCTTCGCCGTCACCGGTGACCTGACCATCAAGTCCATCACCAAGCCGGTCACGATCGACTTCGAGTACACCGGTACGGCGACCGACCCGTTCGGCAACACCCGGGTCGGCTTCGACGGCGCGGTCACGATCAACCGCAAGGACTGGAACGTCACCTGGAACGCGGCCCTCGAGGGCGGCGGCGTCCTGGTCAGCGAGAAGGTCACGCTCGAGATCGAGGTCTCGGCGATCAAGAACGCCTGA
- a CDS encoding FBP domain-containing protein — translation MQALNADEIRRSFVNSSKSQVKAVTMPAGLTELPWESLDFLGWRDAKAPARAYLVVPREDGVLGIALNTSATGKPRRGTGLCDLCHTAHKVIDVALFAARRAGSAGRAGNTVGTYICADLACSLYLRGLREPEVPQGETVGSEVRIERLGHRLESFVSRVLA, via the coding sequence GTGCAGGCGCTGAACGCGGACGAGATCCGGCGATCGTTCGTCAACTCGTCCAAGAGCCAGGTGAAGGCGGTCACGATGCCGGCCGGGCTGACCGAGCTGCCCTGGGAATCGCTGGACTTCCTCGGCTGGCGGGACGCCAAGGCTCCGGCCCGCGCCTACCTCGTCGTACCGCGCGAGGACGGTGTGCTCGGCATCGCGCTCAACACCTCCGCCACCGGCAAGCCCCGCCGCGGCACCGGGCTGTGCGATCTCTGCCACACCGCGCACAAGGTCATCGACGTCGCGCTCTTCGCCGCCCGCCGCGCCGGCTCGGCCGGTCGCGCCGGCAACACGGTCGGCACCTACATCTGCGCCGACCTGGCCTGCTCGCTCTACCTGCGCGGCCTGCGCGAGCCCGAGGTCCCCCAGGGCGAGACCGTCGGTTCCGAGGTCCGGATCGAGCGCCTGGGCCACCGGCTTGAGAGTTTCGTGTCGCGGGTACTCGCCTAG
- a CDS encoding DUF429 domain-containing protein, giving the protein MNASAPARASASRSNARTRRTEIRYVGVDLAWGQRGVTGLAVLDASGELLDVTVQQTDDDLLTWLRRWTAGPSFVAFDAPIIVRNATGHRPCERLISQYYGRFGASCHAANTKNPSFANGSRALRLIEALDLDLAPTAERRAAEVYPHPAIVTLFDLPRILQYKSKPGRDFTHLHTEMLRLAEYVESLADASPPLQVKANPAWQQLRQALTQATRKADLKRVEDALDGVVCAYIAAYAATHPARVRSFGTPESGQILAPVTPAQAARYDQALHTERL; this is encoded by the coding sequence TTGAACGCATCCGCTCCGGCAAGAGCCTCCGCTTCGAGATCGAACGCGAGGACGCGGAGGACTGAGATCCGGTACGTCGGCGTCGACCTCGCCTGGGGGCAGCGTGGCGTCACCGGCCTCGCCGTACTGGACGCGTCCGGTGAGCTGCTGGACGTCACCGTCCAGCAGACCGACGACGACCTCCTCACCTGGCTACGCCGCTGGACCGCCGGTCCGTCCTTCGTCGCGTTCGACGCGCCGATCATCGTCCGCAACGCCACCGGCCACCGCCCCTGCGAACGCCTGATCTCCCAGTACTACGGCCGCTTCGGCGCGTCCTGCCACGCCGCCAACACCAAGAACCCCAGCTTCGCCAACGGCTCCCGAGCCCTCCGCCTGATCGAGGCCCTCGACCTCGACCTGGCCCCCACCGCCGAACGCCGCGCCGCCGAGGTCTACCCCCACCCCGCGATCGTCACCCTCTTCGACCTCCCCCGCATCCTCCAGTACAAGTCGAAACCCGGCCGCGACTTCACCCACCTGCACACCGAGATGCTCCGCCTGGCCGAGTACGTCGAGTCCCTCGCCGACGCCTCCCCACCCCTGCAGGTCAAGGCCAACCCCGCCTGGCAGCAACTCCGCCAAGCCCTCACCCAAGCAACCCGCAAGGCCGACCTCAAACGCGTCGAGGACGCCCTGGACGGCGTGGTCTGCGCCTACATCGCCGCCTACGCAGCAACCCACCCAGCTCGAGTCCGCTCCTTCGGCACCCCCGAGTCAGGCCAAATCCTCGCCCCCGTCACCCCAGCCCAAGCAGCCCGCTACGACCAAGCACTCCACACCGAACGTCTCTGA
- the pyrE gene encoding orotate phosphoribosyltransferase gives MERAELGRRIYEVAHLTGEFTLRSGVTTDHYFDKYRFEADPVLLEAVAEAMVPLVPAGTEVLAGLEMGGIPVVTALGRQTGLPCAFVRKEAKAYGTCRLAEGAEIAGRRVLVVEDVVTSGGQIVLSTRELRALGADVREALCVIDREQGGAAALKEIDLGLLSLLKAADLG, from the coding sequence GTGGAGAGAGCAGAGTTGGGGCGGCGGATCTACGAGGTGGCGCATCTGACCGGGGAGTTCACACTGCGGTCGGGGGTGACGACCGATCACTACTTCGACAAGTACCGGTTCGAGGCGGATCCGGTGCTGCTGGAGGCTGTCGCCGAGGCGATGGTTCCGTTGGTGCCGGCGGGGACCGAGGTGCTGGCCGGGCTGGAGATGGGCGGGATTCCGGTGGTGACCGCGTTGGGGCGGCAGACGGGGTTGCCGTGTGCGTTCGTGCGGAAAGAGGCGAAGGCGTACGGGACGTGCCGGTTGGCCGAGGGCGCCGAGATCGCGGGGCGCCGGGTGCTGGTGGTTGAGGACGTGGTGACCAGCGGCGGGCAGATCGTGCTGTCGACGCGCGAACTCCGGGCGCTGGGTGCGGACGTGCGCGAGGCGTTGTGCGTGATCGACCGCGAACAGGGCGGGGCCGCGGCGCTGAAGGAGATCGACCTCGGGCTGCTCTCGTTGCTGAAGGCGGCTGACCTTGGGTAG
- a CDS encoding exonuclease domain-containing protein, with product MYAVIDTETTGLLPGHRHRVIEVAVVLLDAQGRFEDEWVTLLNPQRDLGPQHIHGILTADVLAAPEFVDVARRLGELLAGRMVVGHNVEFDLGFLRAEFARLGHVVPLVTERSMCTMALAGYLFPGSRRTLGACCAAAGITLEGWHSALADTRATAELFSAYLRSFPSPPPWQWAYDEIRELPWPELPGTHRGPTVRPVHAGGRHGWMSRLVDQLPRVPEPPQADSYLAVLDTLLADREIDAAGADLLVHVATDLGLTRSQVDQLHGVYLDELAAAVWLDREISDEQRADLDRVATMLGRQAGDVDDALVAASNGQYVVPARPGAGGFPRGSTVVFTGDMVEAREVWWDRAVAAGFSPQESVRAETTFVVAADVDSLSLKARAAREFGVPIIAVEAFRRLLPAEVLPVDDERKAG from the coding sequence ATGTATGCCGTCATCGACACCGAGACGACCGGCCTGCTGCCCGGGCACCGGCACCGGGTGATCGAGGTCGCCGTCGTGCTGCTGGACGCCCAGGGGCGGTTCGAGGACGAGTGGGTGACGCTGCTGAATCCGCAGCGCGACCTCGGCCCGCAACACATCCACGGGATCCTGACCGCCGACGTGCTGGCCGCGCCGGAGTTCGTCGACGTCGCGCGGCGGCTCGGCGAGCTGCTCGCGGGGCGGATGGTGGTGGGGCACAACGTCGAGTTCGATCTCGGGTTCCTGCGGGCTGAGTTCGCGCGGCTCGGGCACGTCGTACCGCTGGTCACCGAGCGGTCGATGTGCACGATGGCGTTAGCCGGGTATCTGTTTCCTGGGTCGCGGCGGACGCTCGGGGCGTGCTGTGCGGCGGCCGGGATCACCTTGGAGGGTTGGCATTCGGCGCTCGCGGACACGCGGGCGACGGCTGAGTTGTTCAGTGCGTATCTGCGGTCGTTCCCGTCGCCGCCGCCGTGGCAGTGGGCGTACGACGAGATTCGCGAACTGCCGTGGCCGGAGTTGCCGGGGACGCATCGGGGGCCGACGGTTCGGCCGGTGCACGCGGGTGGTCGGCACGGGTGGATGAGTCGACTCGTCGATCAGTTGCCACGGGTTCCGGAGCCGCCGCAGGCTGACTCGTATCTTGCGGTGCTGGACACGTTGCTGGCGGATCGGGAGATCGACGCGGCGGGGGCCGATCTGTTGGTGCATGTGGCAACGGATCTGGGGCTGACGCGGTCGCAGGTCGATCAGCTGCACGGGGTTTATCTGGACGAGCTGGCTGCGGCGGTTTGGCTGGACCGGGAGATCAGCGACGAGCAGCGGGCGGATCTGGATCGGGTGGCGACGATGCTCGGCCGGCAGGCCGGGGATGTGGACGACGCGTTGGTTGCCGCTAGCAACGGGCAGTACGTCGTACCGGCGCGGCCTGGGGCCGGTGGGTTTCCGCGGGGGAGCACGGTGGTGTTCACGGGCGACATGGTGGAGGCGCGGGAGGTGTGGTGGGACCGGGCGGTGGCGGCCGGGTTCAGTCCGCAGGAGTCGGTGCGGGCGGAGACCACGTTCGTGGTGGCGGCCGATGTGGACAGTTTGTCGTTGAAGGCTCGGGCGGCGCGGGAGTTCGGGGTGCCGATCATCGCGGTGGAGGCGTTTCGGCGGTTGCTGCCGGCTGAGGTGCTGCCTGTTGATGACGAGCGGAAGGCGGGGTGA